Proteins from a genomic interval of Gadus morhua chromosome 21, gadMor3.0, whole genome shotgun sequence:
- the pcare2 gene encoding photoreceptor cilium actin regulator — MGSSPSKGKLLPGPEAKPAIQAVEDVEQAEKKTCLKTDTHDEEVEVPHTQDVLLLTPEDSKEEDPPPSADPDVAAVGTTESAAEMDSPPSGEIVCQEIVADSTPVKTEKKKKPKGAEKRPQTEKQKAASCGTKVDLPPHMVRAHQAAYAYLNPNIAKYNTLLGLLDQAAQTHLSLQPMMGILVHRFEEINQALEEMAEEGELMMREHGDYMAWPATGKTAGPYVTPAVATNVPDPPPDLLQQLLQHSTEQMKLVGSSFQAMGNATLEEKVDYFASLSRLLSDKLRTKRAAEGRLVQVLLHVEQATMKGFHGDDITTTSEDSGIGGENESMAGSERHRCRHRGGSTGSGSCGSVGNVRALLDSPPNPFQNHWGLEDEEMEEEDEEEEENEEEEYDRPVRKRSNSSPPDPSRPLANVASEHPQNRRPLTALSSTQPKRCASAGGSEPIKELQQSQRDLDLRMRNRRRGRGDGGFTEPYCNLSRRQRQRSLSGSGADRGAFQLPDGLPVAGYAPRPPGRNSVRRLINTFSQGVDGRPGQQLANIPPHIKRPRRSGALLLPDIGTADKISNGNNNNNGWPDSKDDLDVDSLPPPPPEVLMDDSFQSTGQNPGRPVTFPRTRLSQRLRASGQNVSVLPNRATVSQNSAKSTKATKLDPEQDLDDDVDPERATSSTLYQQAQKIIHLRNVAGSPTRRRQHLRQLDAVPPHHHCTAAPLHETGFTQCTPPVTAPPVSRVRLPPSCPSVHRRYPSSPQTAGLSRPSSPRMAASSRPSSPRTVVVSAADNNDSEEIVPMVAFSTARSIFCQKENQSGHDWTPSSGSTLPRLWGDPARGRQAARGEAGPGSRRTQSEQRSSVNSQLGMDARRTSSPPGSGGECPLDFGAFS, encoded by the exons ATGGGCAGTTCTCCCTCCAAGGGAAAGCTACTCCCGGGACCAGAGGCTAAACCGGCTATTCAGGCTGTAGAGGATGTGGAACAAGCAGAGAAGAAGACATGCTTAAAGACGGACACACATGATGAAGAGGTTGAAGTACCCCACACACAAGATGTGCTACTCTTGACGCCAGAGGATTCCAAAGAAGAAGATCCACCGCCCTCAGCCGACCCTGATGTTGCGGCCGTCGGGACCACGGAGAGTGCTGCAGAGATGGACTCGCCGCCATCGGGAGAAATCGTGTGTCAGGAGATTGTAGCCGATTCCACGCCGGTGAAGacggagaagaaaaaaaagcctAAAGGCGCCGAGAAGAGaccacagacagagaaacagaaggCGGCGTCCTGTGGTACGAAGGTGGACCTGCCTCCGCACATGGTGCGAGCCCACCAGGCGGCCTACGCCTACCTCAACCCCAACATCGCCAAGTACAACACCCTGCTGGGCCTGCTGGACCAGGCCGCCCAGACACACCTCTCCCTGCAGCCCATGATGGGCATCCTGGTGCATCGCTTCGAGGAGATCAACCAGGCTCTGGAGGAGATGGCCGAGGAGGGTGAGCTGATGATGAGGGAACACGGTGACTATATGGCCTGGCCCGCGACCGGTAAGACCGCCGGCCCATACGTCACGCCCGCCGTCGCGACCAACGTCCCTGACCCCCCTCCGGAcctcctgcagcagctgctccagCACTCCACGGAGCAGATGAAGCTGGTGGGAAGCTCCTTCCAGGCCATGGGGAACGCCaccctggaggagaaggtggattACTTCGCCTCCCTCTCCAGGCTGCTTTCAGACAAGCTGCGCACCAAGCGGGCAGCGGAGGGACGGCTGGTGCAGGTGTTGCTGCACGTGGAGCAGGCGACCATGAAGGGTTTCCACGGTGACGACATCACCACGACCAGCGAGGACAGCGGCATCGGCGGCGAGAACGAGTCCATGGCAGGGTCGGAGAGGCACCGCTGCCGTCACCGTGGCGGCAGCACCGGCTCGGGGAGCTGCGGGTCTGTGGGAAATGTCCGGGCCTTGCTCGACAGTCCGCCCAATCCATTCCAAAACCACTGGGGCCTTGAAGATGAAGAGatggaagaagaagatgaggaggaggaggaaaatgaagaggaggagtatGACAGGCCAGTGAGGAAGAGGTCCAACTCTTCGCCCCCGGATCCCAGCCGACCGCTTGCCAACGTGGCCTCTGAACACCCTCAGAACAGGCGACCCCTGACCGCGTTGAGCTCCACCCAACCAAAACGCTGTGCATCCGCCGGCGGTTCTGAGCCAATCAAGGAGCTGCAACAGAGCCAAAGAGACTTGGACCTGCGGATGAGGAACAGGAGAAGGGGCAGGGGAGACGGTGGATTTACTGAGCCTTACTGTAACTTGTCCAGGCGACAGCGACAGCGCTCTCTAAGTGGCTCCGGTGCCGATCGGGGGGCCTTCCAGCTCCCTGATGGACTACCAGTGGCAGGGTacgccccccgtcccccaggaCGCAACTCTGTGAGGCGGCTGATCAACACGTTCAGCCAAGGGGTGGACGGGCGGCCGGGTCAGCAACTGGCCAACATCCCGCCTCACATcaagaggcccaggaggagcgGTGCCCTCCTTCTGCCAGACATAGGAACTGCAGACAAGATCAGCaatggcaacaacaacaacaacggctgGCCAGACAGCAAGGACGACCTGGACGTGGACAGCCTaccgccccccccaccagagGTTCTGATGGATGACTCCTTCCAGAGCACCGGTCAGAACCCCGGAAGACCCGTCACGTTCCCGAGGACCAGGCTGTCCCAGCGGCTGAGGGCTTCCGGGCAGAACGTCAGCGTGCTTCCAAACCGCGCCACCGTGAGTCAGAATTCCGCCAAATCCACTAAGGCCACCAAACTGGACCCAGAGCAAGACCTGGACGACGACGTGGATCCAGAGAGAGCGACGTCCTCCACTCTATACCAGCAGGCCCAGAAGATAATCCACCTGCGCAATGTGGCAGGTTCCCCCACCAGGAGGCGCCAGCACCTCCGTCAGCTGGACGCAGTGCCTCCGCATCACCACTGCACAGCAGCCCCCCTGCATGAGACCGGGTTCACTCAGTGCACCCCGCCCGTGACAGCACCGCCAGTCTCCAGGGTACGCCTACCACCATCATGTCCCTCTGTGCACCGCCGGTACCCCAGCTCCCCCCAGACGGCGGGGTTGTCCCGACCGAGCTCGCCCAGAATGGCGGCCTCGTCAAGGCCGAGCTCCCCCAGGACGGTGGTGGTGTCGGCCGCGGACAACAACGACAGCGAGGAGATCGTTCCAATGGTGGCCTTCAGCACCGCCCGCTCCATCTTCTGTCAGAAGGAGAACCAGAGTGGACATGATTGGACCCCCTCCTCCGGCTCCACCCTGCCCAGACTCTGGGGAGACCCAGCCAGGGGCCGGCAGGCCGCACGGGGGGAGGCTGGACCAGGCTCCAGACGCACCCAATCAGAACAGAGATCCAGTGTCAATAGCCAATTAGGGATGGACGCTAGAAG GACCAGCAGTCCTccagggagtggaggagagtgCCCTTTGGATTTTGGTGCCTTTTCCTGA